From a single Plasmodium coatneyi strain Hackeri chromosome 4, complete sequence genomic region:
- a CDS encoding 41-2 protein antigen, with translation MEKGKNAVELELNRAPQEVSLSAFSILFSEIVQYCLWKSKRGYRIEDSLHEMGLRVGYKLNEYLPYKNKTKRCVSIISILTFLSKHLWKYLFQHSSDLLKSQDSIYEYMLCDKNILLNRFISVPKDYGNINCASFAAGIVEGMLCSSEFQAEVTAHTVYEDDKNFNTTIFIKFYPEVVDREKSH, from the coding sequence atggagaaagggaaaaacgcaGTGGAACTAGAACTTAACAGAGCCCCCCAAGAAGTCAGTCTGAGCGCATTCAGCATTCTGTTCAGCGAAATCGTGCAGTATTGTTTATGGAAGAGTAAGCGGGGCTATCGAATTGAAGACTCCCTACATGAGATGGGCTTAAGAGTTGGTTATAAGCTAAACGAATACCTACCATATAAGAATAAAACGAAGAGGTGTGTAAGCATTATAAGCATTCTAACCTTCCTGTCTAAGCACTTGTGGAAGTACCTATTTCAACATTCCTCAGATTTGCTGAAATCTCAAGATAGCATTTATGAGTACATGCTTTGtgacaaaaatattttactaaATAGATTTATTAGCGTGCCCAAGGATTATGGAAATATAAACTGCGCTTCCTTCGCAGCTGGCATCGTGGAGGGGATGCTCTGCAGTTCGGAGTTCCAAGCAGAGGTGACGGCACACACGGTGTATGAGGATGACAAGAATTTTAACACCACCATTTTTATCAAGTTCTATCCGGAGGTTGTGGACAGGGAGAAGAGTCACTAA
- a CDS encoding Acetyl CoA synthetase codes for MFLSKRSNKLAALRNYYSVWVGYNQNVQQVGNFKNSLNYLFKPKSIGVIGATERAGSVGNSIVKNLMQGEETYKLYFVNSKGSKVYNRDSYKTIGDVPEENIDLAVIAVPRNHVLGVMKDLNSKNVKGVVIVTAGFKETGSEGIKLEQQIIDVAKNNGIRIIGPNCLGIIHSYHNMNASFADNKILKGNFSLLSQSGAICSAALDLSLQHNIGFSHFISVGSMCDVQFYELVEYLFYDENTKYILLYVESIGDMNKFMAVCKKVCLYKPIILLKSGKTAKAAEAAISHTGSMVGNYEIFYASMKKLGVLVVDNFEELFNMCKILNLSNYPETNEVCVVTNAGGPGVLLVDNITKNDGNLSKLNDDLKKKLDAFLPPSWSKANPVDILGDASPVLYKKTIEALLKDEQFKNIIILLSPQSVTEPMNTAKEIISVKDDMANKGKLLLCNYLGGVSLEESTNFLNQNNIPTFIHPEHSAQNLLKLYKNIIHIQNLYEEIPAFLADAEQNHYVNGIIYKHHFGETMKMGSSQVGEKESTIKQQSGSGTPEEIIQNALKNKNYILNEFDSKKILQSYGIPTVQTEVFYTLEEVQNNAAKVIFPCAMKIYSDTITHKKDIGGVILNIKNKEELIQSYKTIHENVKKHNLESEFKGVTIQTMINTNDGIELILGYYFDQNFGPVLMFGSGGSYVEIFKDNVLLIPPLSYSYTHHMMKETKIYHALLGKSSRFKKCDMPVLINKIINFSDLILDLLPYINECDINPLFVSGSDIVALDARFTLRKNVNAETFHSAKENSLYSNFAKKYPVDMVFFDGDASGQKNQNGEATPPVNASNQFASITRSIHPYDVKLMHAFLQNNAKELHQSTFFFTTEDSIKTKLFAFELCNADYDLYNVILHMQNNKVTGLVKTEKRQDANHCYTYATDVTTFTHLIQKLHAFSNKQNCTSNFVYLKKDSPFAEQLKSMSYTMDYEQGDIVCYVGATKTGV; via the coding sequence ATGTTTCTAAGCAAGCGCAGCAATAAACTGGCAGCGCTGCGGAACTACTACAGCGTGTGGGTGGGGTACAACCAAAATGTGCAGCAGGTAGGGAACTTCAAGAACAGCCTAAATTACCTGTTCAAGCCGAAGAGTATCGGTGTGATCGGAGCGACGGAGAGGGCCGGCTCTGTGGGAAACTCCATCGTAAAGAATCTGATGCAGGGAGAAGAAACTTACAAGTTATACTTTGTTAACAGTAAGGGAAGCAAGGTGTACAACCGAGATAGTTACAAAACGATTGGAGATGTTCCGGAGGAAAATATCGACTTGGCAGTCATAGCCGTTCCAAGGAACCACGTCCTAGGTGTTATGAAAGATTTGAatagtaaaaatgtaaaaggggTAGTAATCGTAACTGCTGGGTTTAAGGAAACGGGTTCAGAAGGAATAAAGCTAGAACAGCAAATCATAGATGtagcaaaaaataatgggATCAGAATTATAGGCCCAAACTGTTTAGGTATTATCCACTCGTATCACAATATGAATGCTTCCTTTGCTgacaataaaatattaaaagggAATTTTTCACTATTATCCCAAAGTGGTGCAATCTGTTCAGCTGCTTTAGATCTATCTCTACAACATAATATCGGATTTTCGCACTTCATTTCGGTGGGTTCTATGTGCGACGTGCAGTTTTACGAACTAGTGGAGTACCTCTTTTATGATGAGAATACGAAGTATATCCTGCTCTATGTAGAATCCATCGGAGACATGAATAAATTTATGGCTGTCTGTAAGAAGGTCTGTTTGTACAAACCCATTATCCTCTTAAAGAGCGGAAAAACAGCCAAAGCGGCAGAAGCAGCAATTTCACACACCGGTTCTATGGTCGGAAATTACGAAATATTCTACGCAtctatgaaaaaattagGGGTTCTGGTTGTAGATAATTTTGAAGAACTTTTTAACATGTGTAAAATACTTAACCTTTCCAATTATCCAGAGACAAATGAAGTTTGCGTAGTGACCAATGCAGGAGGTCCAGGGGTTCTTCTCGTAGATAACATAACAAAGAATGATGGAAATTTATCCAAACTGAATGAcgatttgaagaaaaagctaGATGCATTTTTACCCCCTTCATGGAGTAAAGCCAACCCAGTGGATATCCTTGGAGATGCTTCCCCAgtgttgtataaaaaaacaatCGAAGCGCTACTAAAGGATGAACAgtttaaaaatatcataaTTTTGTTGTCTCCTCAAAGTGTTACTGAACCCATGAATACTGCAAAGGAAATCATCAGCGTGAAGGATGATATGGCCAACAAGGGAAAACTCCTCCTCTGCAACTACCTTGGGGGAGTATCCCTGGAAGAATCCACCAACTTTCTAAATCAGAACAACATACCCACATTTATTCATCCGGAACATTCGGCACAGAATTTGCTGAAGCTGTATAAAAATATCATCCACATTCAGAACCTGTATGAGGAAATCCCCGCCTTCTTGGCAGATGCAGAACAGAACCATTACGTCAATGGGATCATTTATAAACACCACTTCGGGGAAACAATGAAGATGGGTTCCTCACAAGTGGGAGAGAAAGAATCAACCATTAAGCAGCAAAGCGGCAGTGGTACCCCAGAGGAAATAATCCAAAACGcgctgaaaaataaaaactacATTTTAAACGAATTTGActcgaaaaaaattctccaaaGTTATGGAATACCAACGGTTCAAACGGAAGTTTTCTACACCTTAGAAGAAGTACAAAATAATGCTGCCAAGGTAATCTTCCCCTGTGCGATGAAAATTTACTCAGACACGATTACACATAAGAAGGACATCGGGGGAGTCATCCTTAACataaagaataaggaagaacTGATTCAGTCGTATAAAACAATTCACGAGAACGTAAAAAAACACAACTTAGAAAGTGAATTCAAAGGAGTTACCATCCAGACTATGATAAACACCAACGATGGAATTGAATTAATTTTAGGATACTATTTTGATCAGAACTTTGGACCTGTTTTAATGTTCGGCTCTGGTGGATCCTACGTAGAAATATTCAAAGACAATGTTCTGTTGATTCCGCCGCTGAGTTATTCCTACACTCATCACATGATGAAGGAGACAAAAATTTATCATGCCTTGTTGGGAAAATCTTCCaggtttaaaaaatgtgatatGCCAGTGCTCATAAACAAGATTATCAACTTTTCTGACCTCATTTTAgatctccttccttacataAACGAATGTGATATTAATCCTTTATTCGTTTCCGGAAGTGACATTGTTGCATTGGACGCTAGATTCACTCTccgtaaaaatgtaaacgcGGAAACGTTCCACTCTGCCAAGGAGAACTCCCTATACAGCAACTTTGCGAAGAAGTACCCAGTCGACATGGTCTTCTTCGACGGGGATGCCTCCGGGCAAAAGAACCAAAACGGCGAAGCTACCCCACCAGTGAACGCATCCAATCAGTTCGCTTCCATCACCAGGAGCATCCACCCCTACGATGTCAAACTTATGCACGCCTTTCTTCAGAACAATGCGAAAGAGTTACACCAGAgtacctttttcttcaccacgGAGGACAGCATCAAAACGAAGCTGTTCGCCTTCGAGCTGTGCAATGCGGACTACGACCTTTACAACGTTATTCTCCACATGCAAAACAACAAAGTTACTGGTTTGgtaaaaacagaaaagagaCAAGACGCCAACCACTGCTATACTTATGCGACCGATGTAACTACTTTTACGCACCTCATTCAGAAGCTACATGCTTTTTCGAACAAGCAAAATTGCACCTCCAACTTTGTCTACCTGAAGAAAGACTCCCCCTTTGCAGAGCAACTCAAGTCCATGTCCTACACGATGGACTACGAGCAGGGGGATATAGTCTGTTACGTCGGCGCTACAAAAACGGGCGTCTAA